Genomic window (Mustela erminea isolate mMusErm1 chromosome X, mMusErm1.Pri, whole genome shotgun sequence):
GACAGTACAGGCTTCTGCAGAGAGTGGCATCCCGGAGCGACAGCGGAGGACTCCCAGCGCTACGGCCACCAGTGCGGGCGCCAGTCCCCTCGCCTCTGGCCGCAGAAGGCCTCCTACTGCCTCAGGCACACCCAGAGGGCCTGCCCTGCTGGCCTGGCCCCCAGGAACGCTCACCTCGTCCGCCATCTGGGTGAGGTCCCGCTTCATCGCATACGCATCTTCCCCATCCGCGTAGTACTTGGGCTCCACTTCGCTGATCCTGGAAGCAGGAAGTGCAGAAACGAACGACCCAAGTCAGAGGGCAAATTCTCCTCAGGCTTCTGGCCTCCTCCGCTAGCGGGGCAGCATATCTGTTTTCCCTGAAGGACCCTTCTGGAGACAGCAAGCCCCGTTTCCCTGTGTGCTCTCCAGGAGTCAAGCAGTAAGTAGCTCCCAATGTTTTTATGCCTCTGGGAGCTGCCACTGTCCTGTTCGCAAGGATCTGTTTCTGTGGTCCGTTATATCGAGCTGAAGCCCTGAACGGAGACATCCCCTCTCTCCACGCCCTGTTACCTATCCCGGACTGCGCAAAGGCAGGCTGACTTGTTTTGTGTCCAGCAACGGGAAATGAGGACGGGCGCTGGGCCTCTGTTCCTGACACTCACTGCCAGGCCCTGCGACCCCCGCTCGGAGCAGCTTAGGCATCTGCACCGGCAGGGGGTGTACATACAGACCCGGGTATTCCTGCCACTGGCTGGAAGGGGCGCTGGAGGGCCCGGCAGCCCTGAGACCCCAGAATTGTTGGCCACTGGAAACATGTACGTCCAGATCAAAGCTCCCTGCCTGAGGGCCCTGTTCATCTCCCACGGAACCGAGGCTAAAGCTGCCTCTCTGGGCCCTGATCCCCGCCTCACTGTCAAGCAGCTTTCACCACCACGTACCAGTCACACCACTTCCCTCCAGGCTTTCCCTGTCCTGTGCCAGGCACACAGAGACTCTCATGTCCCCAGGCGGGCTTGTCCTCATCCACCAGGACAGCCAGCCCAGAACTTGCCAAAGGCCGTACCGGCCTGAACATGCTACGGTTTTGGCAGCAtgactttctcctttctcctgggCCTCTTGGATGCTTCCAGGTGCCAGGTGCCCTTGAACCCTGCTTCTGCTCATCTCCCGGGCCCTCACCTCTACCAAGAAGCCTGTGTGTCCTTCACCTAGCCCTAGCCGGTGTCAAAGCGACACAGCAAGAGCCACACCAAATGCATCCTGAGCGTACTGCAGCGGCAGGGGCCGTCTTCACAGACACCGGAGGAGACCTCCTGGGAACGCGTGGAGTCCACGGCCTGGTCCCCGTCTCAACCGACTGCAGGTCTTCCCTCCAGCCACCCACAACCCCCACCAGAAGGCAGCTCTGATGTCTGGACGAGCCAGACCTGGGACCACCCCATCCTATTAGAAAAGTCTCGAGCTACTTACTGAAAGTTGAGAGTGTTGGAATAGAGGTGCAAGGCGGCCCGGTTACTGCAGGGGAACAAGGCACTGCTGAGCTGCACAGACAGGGATAGCGCACCCGggtccagcccctcctcccaagACCCCCTACCCCACTAATACCACGTCCCAGATCTTCTCCGAAAGCTAGGGCACCCCAGGACCCCCgaccctccccctgcctcagcaccccccctcccctcccctgcccttccctccgcCCTGGCTTCCACCTCTTCCTGACGTGCAGGGATACGTATTTGGCATTGAAGTTCTCAATCATGGCTCGCGAGGCCTGGTCCATCAGCTTCTGAGCCAAGCCGAGGCGCCGGTGGGAACGCTTCACAGCCTGGCGGGAGGAGGGTGGGACCTTGAGGGCCGCCCCAACCAAGCCCACCTCAACCCCTGCCAGAACCTGGGTGGGTCCTACGCACCAGCGACGTGATGTGTCCATGGGGCACATCATCTGGATCCTCCTCCCTAAAGCGAGGAAAGaggagaggctggagaggagCCTGGTGCCAAGGCGGTCACCAGCCCACGTCCACAGTGCAAGCAAAGAGCAGGAGCACGGAACTCCTCTGGCGGCTCCGAAGTTCCCCCAGACCCGGGGcggggcagagctgggctctcAAAACCCCATGCCACAGACAAAACACAAGCACACTGTCAAAGCAGCCCGATGGAAACGCTGACTGTGCTGTGAGGAATCGAGCCATCGAGCCAGGAAAAGACGTGGCGGACCTTTCAGTGCCGTGACTTAAATGAAAGGAGCCCATCTGAAAAGGCCCCATACCGTACGATTCCAAAcacatgacattctagaaaaggcagaactaCAGAGACAGTAAGTAAGTGTGGCAGTGGTTGGCGTGGGTaaggggggaggagaaagggaacaaCAGGGAAGACTTTCAGGCCACTGAAACTACGGGTTCTAGACCAGCAGATACATGTTACACATGTGCCCAAGCCCACAGAAAGTACACCACGAAGTATGAACCCTATTGTAAACCGTGAACTTTAATAATGTGGTCATACTGCTTCGTCAACTGTCACCAATGTACTCCAAGGTGTTAGTGATAGAAAAAACTCGGGGTAAAAGGGTAGGGGGTGTACGGGAAGTCAATATTTTCCAATAATTTTGGAAACCCAACACGGAACTAAAAACCAGTAGATTGAttcattaaaacaagaaaaaccacTACAGGGCAGCATCTAGGAGACACACGTGGTGTAggtgccccgccccacccccaatccACTGCCAACTCTGGTGACTCACATTTTGGCCAGGACGTATCCCACAATCTTCCCATTCTCATCCTCAGCGATGTAAGAGAGCTGGGtgacagggagaagaaaaaagttagAGAATAACTTCCTGTCCGGGGTGGGGGAACCTTTGGCAGGCACCTGGTCCCACTGCCCGCCTGTCACTGTGCGCATGACAGATACCGACTCAGTGGCGAGTTCAGTGACAGCTCCTGACCTCTAGGTCCAGGGGCTTGGTTTCCTTCCACACACCCCACTGCTGCTCCTCCCACTTGGATGTCCCTTGGCCTGGTTTTGTCCCCCACCGCCAAACTCCGCAGCTGCACACCTGGGGCCAGGAGAGGCCGTGGTAGAAGTAGTATTTCATCTGGTAGTTCTCGGGCAGGCACAGGAGATTGCAGTGCTGCATGTTCATGAGGTCCTCCGGCTGCGGGAGGGCAGGCGGTAGAATGCGGTCAAGCCAGGGGCTGTGGTGCCTAAGCAGGCCTCAGCCACGTTAGAACCCTGCTCCCTGTGTGTctgccccccgacccccacccccgcgGGGCTGGGCGGCCGCTGGGACTATCTGTCTTTGCACACGCCTGGCGCACGGTCGTCACAGAAATCATCCGTCCCAGGAATGGATCTGAACGCCAGGCTGTTTCGGGACATCAGGCAACTGAGCCCCGACATTCCTGTTCAGACGGGTCCAGCCCCACAGGGACGGTGGCCTTCACCTGTCCATGCTCCGAGGCCGCAGGCGCGTGGAGCTACCCTCCCGGGACTCGGCCGGGCCCCTCGGGAGCATGCGCACGCGGCCAGCGGGCCGCGCACCCACGCGGCGCGGACAgcctcccgcccctgcccctcaccctcgCATTGCGGATGTTCATAACGGCGACGGGGCACGCGGTTCCCAGCGGGTCGTAAACGCGCAGTCAGCTGCCGCCGCGCTCCAAAGCGAAGCCGGGGCGGccgggccggggctggggccggggccggggctggaGCTGGGTCTCGGGGATCGCGGGGGCGGTGGCGGAAGGGGCGGCGCGCGCCTGGCCCGGCCGCCGGCCGGAAGTGCGCGCCGCCGAACCCGCCCTCGCGGCCGCCGGGCCAATGCTTGGGGTGGGGGCCAGTACGGGGGTGGGGCCTGCCCGGGAGGCGGGACAGGGCGCGGGGCGAACCTATGGCCGGGCGAGCCCCGGCGCGGGGCGGGTCCGTCACGGGGCTCTGGGGGCGGCCCAGCGCGCGGGGCGGGTCCTGGTTCGGTCCGCTCCCGCGGGTCCGCTCGTGCCGGTTGCGCGCCACCCTCCTCCCGCGATCCCACACACGCACGCATACAGGTAGTGCAGCACGCTCGGTTTTATTTCGCGCCTTGGCTGGCGGGGGGTACGGCGGGGGGCACGGCGGGGGGCACGGAGGGAGGGGAGCCAGAGCTGGGACCCGGGGCCACGGGGAGGCGGCTCAGCAGAGCACCCAGCATCTCCTCGCACATGGCGAGGCACCTCGGCACATGGAAGCAGCCTGCGGGGAGAGGCAGGACAGCTGCTGAGAGGCCCAGGGGCAGCCGACTGCCCCAAGCCCCTGCGGGCCCCCGCCCTGTCTGTCCCCCACTCACCTTTGAAAGGACCCCCTTTGATGGTGAGAGCGACCTTCCCCTCTTGGTTCAAATAGCCGAACCATTCCCCGTACTCAGGATCCCGAAACTGGAATGAGACAGTGACAAGGCCTCCAGGAGTCTCCCAGGTGCCGCAAGGCCAAGTAAAGGGGCGTTCACCGTTCCCACTGCACCGCTACCGCGGGGTCACAGCCAGGGCTGGCCCCAGGTGATGGGGCTCCAGAATCACTTTTAAAAGCaggaccagggcgcctgggtggctcagtgggttaagccgctgccttcggctcaggtcatgatctcagggtcatgggatcgagtcccacatcgggctctctgctcagcagggggcctgcttcccttcccctctctctgtgatctcttcccttcctctctcctactgtgatctctctctgtcaaataaataaataaaaatctttaaaaaaaaaattaaaaaaaataaaagcaggaccACTTCCAGGACAAAGATGAAGGCGGGGgctttcctctttctgcctgggGATGGGAGTGGGCAGCTAGACCACCCGCTGGGGAGGGGGCCACAGGCTGAGACTCGAAACACTACAGAAAGGGATTAAGTACCACCCTGTTTGGGGACGACGAGAAACATTCTACAGCTTGATAGATGCACAGATGTAGTTACACAGATGCATACATTGTTGTATCTCAGTGACCTGAACACTTGGATAGGCTTTACTGTGTATAAATTGTACTTtaagaaaattgattttaaaaaattgattttaggggcgcctgggtggctcagtcattaagcgtctgccttcagctcaggtcatgatcccagggtccttggttggagccccgcatcgggctccctgctcagtggggagcctgcttctccgtctcccactccccgcTCCCGCTTGTTCTCTcactttctgtgaaataaattaataaaaatcctaaaaaaaataaagtctttttaaaaaaaggaaaagaaaattgatttaaaGGAACAAGGAGAATTCCGGTGGAGTTGCGGACCTTCATGTAACTTTGTAGTTGCTTCCTGGAGGGGACTTCTGCacagattctctccctttctctccctctgcccctcccccctggtTGTGCATGGATGCGTGCACACgaattctacaattttttttttttttaaatttcccttcttCACCATAGTGATAGTACCTCCTCAGTACTATACTCCTttagggagaatcttttttttaagattttatttattcacttgacagagagcgacagagggaacacaagcagggggagagggagaaacaggattcccgctgagcagggagcctgatgcggggttcaatcccaggatcctgggatcatgacctgaaccgaaggcagacgcttaatcaactgagccacccaggcgaccctaaaatctttcttaaaaaataaaatgtaagggtgcctgggtggctcagtgggttaaagcctctgccttcagctcaggtcatgatcccagcatcctgggatcgagccctgcatcaggctctctgctcagcagggagcctgcttcctcctctttctctgcctgcttctctgcctccttgtgatctctctctgtcaaataaatgaatgaaatatttttaaaaaataaataaataataatatgtattcttggggcgcctgggtggctcagtcgactaagcgtctgcctttggctcgggtcatgatctcagggtcctgctcagcagggagtcttgcttctccctcggccctttcccccactcctgatctctctcacatccgtgctctctcaaataaataagtaatcttttaaaaaaatctttgggatgcctgggtggctcagtgggttaagcatctgcctttggctcaggtcctgatcttggggtcctgggatggagcccggcatcgagctctctgctcagcaggaagcctgcctccccctcctctctgcccgcctcgctgcctacttgtgatctgtcaaattttttttaaaaaggcataaaaaaatctttaaatttcattttatgcaGTTTAAACCGGTGGCCTCTAACAGCCGCAGGTCTCCTGATTTCCTGTGTTTAACACGCAGAAGTGAACACTGGATCCCAGTCAGAGGTTAGTGCCAAGAAAGGTATAATTTTCTTCCAAGTTCCGAAGTGCACAGACCCCAGGAGACCACGTGTAGAACCTCCCGTGCCGGGATGGACCAGTGGAGTGGGTCACAGCTTTAGAAACACGCCGGGAATCCTCAGTCATCACCAGGTGCACCCCCGGGAGGCACCTAGCACATCACTCTGTTCCTAGTGCTTGGCCTCTGGTGGACCCCTGGCTGCCTTCGGACCTCACAGCTGATTCTTGCCTGCCCAAAGCCCCAGGAACCAGTAATGCCTAAATCCCATGAGGTCCCTCCTCTGTGCAGAGCGACTCCTTCTGCGTTTGCTCCCTCCCACTTGCCCGCCCCCAGTCCCCTGCCCTTGATGTATTTTCCAAAGCTGTCACTGCCACCTACATG
Coding sequences:
- the NAA10 gene encoding N-alpha-acetyltransferase 10 isoform X1, which gives rise to MNIRNARPEDLMNMQHCNLLCLPENYQMKYYFYHGLSWPQLSYIAEDENGKIVGYVLAKMEEDPDDVPHGHITSLAVKRSHRRLGLAQKLMDQASRAMIENFNAKYVSLHVRKSNRAALHLYSNTLNFQISEVEPKYYADGEDAYAMKRDLTQMADELRRHLELKEKGRHVVLGSIENKVESRGNSLPSSGEACREEKGLAAEDSGGDSKDLSELSETTESTDVKDSSEASDSAS
- the NAA10 gene encoding N-alpha-acetyltransferase 10 isoform X2 codes for the protein MNMQHCNLLCLPENYQMKYYFYHGLSWPQLSYIAEDENGKIVGYVLAKMEEDPDDVPHGHITSLAVKRSHRRLGLAQKLMDQASRAMIENFNAKYVSLHVRKSNRAALHLYSNTLNFQISEVEPKYYADGEDAYAMKRDLTQMADELRRHLELKEKGRHVVLGSIENKVESRGNSLPSSGEACREEKGLAAEDSGGDSKDLSELSETTESTDVKDSSEASDSAS